One genomic segment of Mastomys coucha isolate ucsf_1 unplaced genomic scaffold, UCSF_Mcou_1 pScaffold22, whole genome shotgun sequence includes these proteins:
- the Gng14 gene encoding putative guanine nucleotide-binding protein G(I)/G(S)/G(O) subunit gamma-14: MSSKVATGSDIGQARRAVEQLRMEAGINRIKVSKAATDLLQFCTEQAKSDPFLVGIPAATNPFKEKKPCAIL, translated from the exons ATGTCTAGCAAGGTGGCCACTGGCAGTGACATTGGACAGGCCCGAAGGGCAGTGGAGCAACTGCGAATGGAAGCAGGCATCAACCGCATAAAG GTATCCAAGGCAGCCACAGATCTGCTGCAGTTCTGCACGGAGCAGGCCAAGAGCGACCCCTTCCTTGTGGGCATCCCAGCTGCCACCAACCCTTTCAAGGAAAAGAAACCCTGTGCTATCCTATGA